The genome window GCAAGCCTTACCTTCCTGATCGCTCTCGGCATCACGTCACTCACATTTATTGCGGAAAGGTCCTTCGGAACATATAGGGGCAACAGTTGTCGATGCGTGCGATAGATATTCTTTAGAGCCCTCCGTGGCGGAGCAGCAGCCCGAGACTCCCTGCTTGATAGAGGATCAGGACGCCGAGTGCGATCAACACGACGGGAGCCACGCGATGCCCATACCGGCGAATGGGCGAACCCAATGTTGGGTGATTGACCATCCAATGCGCGACGAAGCACCACAGTGCGGTCATCACCATGAATATCAATCCGATCACGGCAATTTCTTTGTGTGACCGGATAGCTAACGAAGGTATATAGATCCCGATGTTGTCGCCGCCATTCGCCAGTGTCACGAGCGCCACAGTTGTCGCACGTCCGTTACGTCCGGCATTGACATGGTGCTCTAAACTCTCTTCTGTCGCATTGCGTTCGCGGTACAGATCGAAGAGTTTGTTCACGCCAATCAGAATCGGGACCACTCCTAACAATCCGATATAAGCGCGTGGAAACACGAGAGAAAGCAGGGATGCTGCCACGCTCACGCCAAACAAAGCAGCAATTCCAAGGTACTGACCGAGCACAACATCTCGCGCACGGAACTTCGGGTCGGCGAAGAACCCGATCAGCACAAAGACATCATCGATATTGGTCGAAGCAAAGAGCACGATGGCCATGCCAAGCAGTGCGAGCAGAGAATCCATTCATCAGACCGTTCGTATTTTGAAGTAGCGCAAGATACAGCGTACTTCAAAGAGCAGAAGGACCCACTGCACCGCGCGCGGTCATGTTGTCTATCCGCAGCCTTTGTCGCGCATGGCCCGGCTTCCTTCGATGATAATGGGGACTCGTATTGTGAAAGAAACCTCGGGAAAGGGTGCGTGCAGATGAGCGACTGCGGTTGCGAGGCGAAGACCGACTCTCCAGCACAGCGACAAGTTCTCTCGATCGCTCTGGGGTTGAATGCCACCATGTTCGTCGTTGGCCTGGTTGCCGGGCTGATTGGTCAGTCGAGCGGGTTGATCGCCGATTCTCTTGATATGTTTGCCGACGCGGTTGCCTACGCCATCGCATTGAGTGCTTTCAACCGCGGTACGGCCTTTAAGGCGAAGGCTGCAATGGTGAGTGGCGGAGTGCTGCTGATCCTTGGTATCGGTGTCCTGTTGGATTCTATCCGCAGAGGTGCATTCGGCAGCGCTCCAGAGAGCCACGTCATGATGGGTGTTGCGAGTATCTCACTTCTGGTAAACGCAACTGTCCTATATCTTTTGGGCAAATACCGCGATCAAGGAGTGCATCTGCGCGCCACCTGGATCTTCACCCGAGTGGACGTGATAGCCAACCTCGCGGTCATTCTCTCCGGTATGACGATTTTGCTTACTGGGTTCCGTTTCATTGACCTCATTGTCGGCGGGGCCATCGGGCTGTATGTCATCAAGGAAGCGTTCGAGATCATCGGCGAAGCGAGGGAAGCTAGCGAAAAAGCGCATCAACCATAAACAGTGTCAATTCCTGCTACTTCACTGTTACATGCAGTCGAGCGCTTTTCTTCTTCCCGGTCGCTTCCACATAATGCACAAAAGCGTAGTAGCTTGAAGGCTGATAATACTTTGAACCCAAGGTTATGTCGCCACAGTACCGGTTCACGCCATTTTGACGCAGATGGGCGGTTGTGGGTTCCTCTTGGAGCCTGCCGACGAGCAACCTGAAATCCACGCTAACCCCTTGGATGTTACTAACGCTAGTTGGATTACCACCTTGGAACAGAACGCAAAAGTGATTTTCGCCCCGTGTCAATTTGCCAGTGTCATTCGTTAGCACGATGGACATATTTCTTGCTCGCTTCGTTGCAATTGTCTTATCTGGAACGTTCACAGCGGGCGACGCCGCAACGAACGTCTCACCGAGAATGAACATCACGAAGAGATACGAAGTCGCTTTCCGAAATAATTCTGATTTGGCCTTCATAGAATTCCTCCTACTGGTCCCCGATCAACTTGGACTCTTTGCGTCTTTCAACCCATAGATAGAGGGCTGGAAGAACGAGCAGTGTCAGTAGCGTGGAAGTGACCAATCCGCCGATAACAACAGTTGCCAGAGGCCGCTGTACCTCTGCGCCAGCTCCGTGAGACACAGCCATAGGAATGAAGCCCAGGCTGGCTACGAGTGCAGTCATGAGGACTGGCCGTAAGCGTGTATGCGCACCTTGTTCCACGGCAACCTCAATAGGCAGATCCTTCTGGTGCAGTTCGCGGATGTATGTCAATAAAACGATGCCATTCAAAACAGCGATTCCAAAGAGCGCGATGAAACCGACTCCGGCTGAGATGCTGAACGGCATTCCGCGCAGAAGGAGGGCGACGATGCCTCCCGTCGCGGCCAAGGGAATATTCAGAAAGATCAGTACTGCGGGAAACGCGGACTGGAAGTTAAGATAGAGCAGGACGAAGATGAGCGTGAGCGCCGCAGGCACGACGATCATCAGCCTTTGGCTTGCGCTCTCAAGCTGCTCGAACTGACCGCCCCACTCCAACTGATATTCACTTGGAATAGTCACCTTCGCGGCGACTGCTCTCTGCGCGTCCGCCACAAAACCCGCCAGATCACGTCCACGGACATTCACTCCGACACTGATTCGGCGTTGCCCGTTATCGCGGCTGATCTGTGCAGGGCCTTCCTCGTCCTGAATATCGGCGAGTTGTGCCAGCGGAATGAAATGTCCCTCTCCATCGCCGACACGCAGATTGCTGATAGCTTCGGAACTGGCGCGCTGTTCCTGCGGGAAGCGCACCTGCATAGTGAAGCGGCGGTTTCCTTCCACGATCTCGCCTACCGGCTTACCGCCGATGGCTTCGATGGTATCGAGCACATCCGATTCATCGAGACCATGACGAGCGAGAGCTTCGCGCTTGATGCGGATTCGCAGGTAAGGCAGCCCGGCTACCCGTTCCGTATTGACATCGGCTGCTCCAGGTACTTTGCTGACCACCGCCGCAATCTGGTCGGCTTTTCGCCGCAGCGTGTCCAGATCGTCTCCGTAGAGCTTGATGGCAATGTCGCTACGCGAGCCGCCTTCCATCAGCTCCTGCATACGCATCTGAATCGGCTGCGAAAAGCTATAGACTGCGCCGGGGGCTTCTTCCTGCAGGCGCTTCTGCATCGCATCGATCAGTTCCTCTTTGCTGCGCTTTGTCGGCCATTGATCCACGGGCTTCAACGTCACGTACACATCGCTTTGGTCGATAGCCATCGGATCGGTTGCAACTTCAGGGCTGCCAGTGCGACTGAAGACCGTGGCTACTTCCGGGAACTCGCGCAACACGGTCTCGATGATCTGGTTGCCGTGCAGGGACTCGGAGGTGGAGATGCCGGGCACCCGGTACATCATCACCAGAATGGAGCCTTCATCGAGCGAAGGAATGAACTCGGCACCAAGGAACGGAATGGCGATCAGAGAGACCGCAAAGATGCCGACGGCAATCCCTGCGGTCCAGACTGGATAATGCAAGGCTCGTTGCAGAAGCGGACGATACCACTGATCCATCTTCCGCATGAGCCATGTGTGTTTCTCGGCCACTTTGTTGCGCAGCACATACCAACTCAGGACCGGCATCAGGATCAATGCGATGACAAGCGAAGCGAGCAGGGCGAACAGAACCGTTGCCGCCATCGGCTTGAACATCTTGCCCTCGACTCCGCCCAACGTCAGGATCGGGATGTAAACCAGAACAATAATCAGCACTCCAAAGAAGATCGGTTTGGCGACTTCACGGGCCGCCGACAGAATCACATCGCTGGCTTGTTCCTCCGGTTGTTTCTGATGCAGGCGGCGAAGGATATTCTCGATGATGACCACCGAGCCATCGACAATCAGGCCGAAGTCGATTGCGCCAAGGCTCATCAGGTTGCCCGAGACCTTCGCCTGCACCATGCCGATAAAGGCAAATAACATCGACAAGGGGATTGCGAGCGAAACAACGACACCAGCCCTGAAGCTCCCCAACAGCAGAAGGAGAACGGCAATCACCAGAATGCCGCCTTCGATCAGGTTCCGAGTGACCGTACGAATCGTCCGGTTCACCAGATCCGTGCGGTCGTAGAGCTGTTCAACGCGCACGCCTTCGGGGAGAGTCTTCTGAAGGTCGGCCAGACTGTCCTTGACCCGAATGGCGACGGCGCGGGAGTTTTCTCCGATCAGCATCATGGCGACGCCAACGACGATCTCTCCCTTGCCGTCCTGTGTGGCGAACCCTCGCCGCACCATCGGCGCGAAGTGGACGTTGGCGATATTCCGAATCAGGATCGGAGTGCCAGTGGACGAGTTTCCGACTACGATGTTTTCGATGTCGGACAGGCTGCCGATCAGTCCTTCTCCACGAATAAGAGACTGCTGTTCGGAACGCTCCAGATACGCGCCACCGGCGTTCGCATTGTTCTTCGAGAGAGCTTCAATGACGCGGCGCAGCGGTATGTGGTATCCGGTCAGCTTGTCGCTGTCCACTTCCACCTCATACGTCTTCAATTCACCTCCCTGCGTGTTCACTTCGACAACGCCGGGCACACCGCGCAGTTTCGGAGCAATGTCCCAATCGAGGATGCTTCGCAGCTCCATCGGGCTGTGTCCCGCGCCAGTGACCTTGAACTGATAGATTTCTCCGAGGCCAGTGGAGATCGGACCCATCTCGGGCACGCCTACTTCTGCGGGGATCGATTCTTTGGCTTGCGGCAGACGTTCATTGACCAGGGTTCGACAGAAATACGGGTCCATGCCGTCTTTGAAGTAGACGGCGACATAGGAGAGTCCGTATTTGGAGGTGGACTGGATGCGCGTGATTCCGGGCAAGCCACGCATGGCGGTTTCGACGGGAAACGAGATGAGCTGTTCGACTTCCAACGGAGAGAGACTTGGAGCGCGAGTCAGTACCAGGACCTGATTCGGTGTGATGTCCGGTTCCGCGTCGATGGGCAGGTTGCGCAGAGAGAGGAATCCGATGGCTGCGACAAACACGGTCGCCAGCAGAACCAGAACACGATAGCGTAAGGCAAGTTCGACAAGGCGCTGCATCGTTAGTCCTCCCCCAACTCGCCACCGGCGAGGATCGATTTCAGATGGAAAGCGCCCTGCGTCACAACCGGCTCTCCCGGCTTTAGCCCACTGATAATCTCTGTCTGGTTGTTGACGGTGACGCCTTTCTCTACCTCGCGTTTTTCAAATTGCGTTTGGGAGCGGCGAATGAAGACCACATTCTTGCCCTCCACCTCCTG of Acidicapsa ligni contains these proteins:
- a CDS encoding cadmium resistance transporter, whose protein sequence is MDSLLALLGMAIVLFASTNIDDVFVLIGFFADPKFRARDVVLGQYLGIAALFGVSVAASLLSLVFPRAYIGLLGVVPILIGVNKLFDLYRERNATEESLEHHVNAGRNGRATTVALVTLANGGDNIGIYIPSLAIRSHKEIAVIGLIFMVMTALWCFVAHWMVNHPTLGSPIRRYGHRVAPVVLIALGVLILYQAGSLGLLLRHGGL
- a CDS encoding cation transporter, with the translated sequence MSDCGCEAKTDSPAQRQVLSIALGLNATMFVVGLVAGLIGQSSGLIADSLDMFADAVAYAIALSAFNRGTAFKAKAAMVSGGVLLILGIGVLLDSIRRGAFGSAPESHVMMGVASISLLVNATVLYLLGKYRDQGVHLRATWIFTRVDVIANLAVILSGMTILLTGFRFIDLIVGGAIGLYVIKEAFEIIGEAREASEKAHQP
- a CDS encoding efflux RND transporter permease subunit gives rise to the protein MQRLVELALRYRVLVLLATVFVAAIGFLSLRNLPIDAEPDITPNQVLVLTRAPSLSPLEVEQLISFPVETAMRGLPGITRIQSTSKYGLSYVAVYFKDGMDPYFCRTLVNERLPQAKESIPAEVGVPEMGPISTGLGEIYQFKVTGAGHSPMELRSILDWDIAPKLRGVPGVVEVNTQGGELKTYEVEVDSDKLTGYHIPLRRVIEALSKNNANAGGAYLERSEQQSLIRGEGLIGSLSDIENIVVGNSSTGTPILIRNIANVHFAPMVRRGFATQDGKGEIVVGVAMMLIGENSRAVAIRVKDSLADLQKTLPEGVRVEQLYDRTDLVNRTIRTVTRNLIEGGILVIAVLLLLLGSFRAGVVVSLAIPLSMLFAFIGMVQAKVSGNLMSLGAIDFGLIVDGSVVIIENILRRLHQKQPEEQASDVILSAAREVAKPIFFGVLIIVLVYIPILTLGGVEGKMFKPMAATVLFALLASLVIALILMPVLSWYVLRNKVAEKHTWLMRKMDQWYRPLLQRALHYPVWTAGIAVGIFAVSLIAIPFLGAEFIPSLDEGSILVMMYRVPGISTSESLHGNQIIETVLREFPEVATVFSRTGSPEVATDPMAIDQSDVYVTLKPVDQWPTKRSKEELIDAMQKRLQEEAPGAVYSFSQPIQMRMQELMEGGSRSDIAIKLYGDDLDTLRRKADQIAAVVSKVPGAADVNTERVAGLPYLRIRIKREALARHGLDESDVLDTIEAIGGKPVGEIVEGNRRFTMQVRFPQEQRASSEAISNLRVGDGEGHFIPLAQLADIQDEEGPAQISRDNGQRRISVGVNVRGRDLAGFVADAQRAVAAKVTIPSEYQLEWGGQFEQLESASQRLMIVVPAALTLIFVLLYLNFQSAFPAVLIFLNIPLAATGGIVALLLRGMPFSISAGVGFIALFGIAVLNGIVLLTYIRELHQKDLPIEVAVEQGAHTRLRPVLMTALVASLGFIPMAVSHGAGAEVQRPLATVVIGGLVTSTLLTLLVLPALYLWVERRKESKLIGDQ